The nucleotide sequence CATCACGATCAGCGGCTTGCGGAAATTGCGGCGCACCTGGCGGCGGAGCGCGTGGAAGTACTGCGCGGGCGTGGAGAGGTTGACGACCTGCAGGTTGTCCTCCGCGCACAGCTGCAGGAAGCGCTCGAGCCGCGCGCTCGAGTGTTCGGGGCCCTTGCCCTCGTAGCCGTGCGGCAAGAGCAGCACCAGCCCCGACGAGCGGCTCCACTTCTTCTCGCCGCTGGCGATGAATTGGTCGATGATCACCTGGGCGCTGTTCGCGAAGTCACCGAATTGCGCCTCCCACATGGCCAGCCGGTTGGGGTCGACCGTGCTGTAGCCGTACTCGAAGCCGAGCACCGCGGCTTCGGAGAGCAGTGAGTTGGCGATCGTGAAGCGCGCGCCGCCGCTGCCGAGCTTGTCGAGTGACACGTAGCGGGCGCCGTTCTCCACGTCGTGCAGGACGGCGTGCCGGTGGCCGAACGTGCCGCGCTCGCAGTCCTGGCCGGTCATGCGCACCGGCACGCCCTCGCCGAGCAGCGTGCCGATGGCCAGCGCCTCGGCCGTGCCCCAGTCGAACGGCTCGTTGTCCGAGACCGACTTCCAGCGCTGCTCGAGCTGGCGCTTGAGCTTGGGGTGCACCGAGAAGCCGGGCGGGAACTCGACCAGCGCGCGGCCCGTGGTGAGCAGCGCTTCGAGGGTGACTGCGGTCTTGCCGTCGTGCTGCTCGGGATTCGCCAGGCCCTCCCACAGGCCGTGGTAGCCCTCGGCGCCGGCCAGCCGCGTGTGAGTCGTGCTCTCCTCGAGCGCCTGCTCCAGCCGGCGCTTCTGCTGCTCTTCGATCTTCGCCAGCGCGGCGGCGTCGAGCACCTGGTCGGCCAGCAGGCGGTCGGTGTAGATCTGCCCGACCCGCTCGTGCGCGGCGATCGCCTTGTACATGAGCGGCTGGGTGTAGGTCGGGTCGTCGCCCTCGTTGTGACCGTGCCGCCGGTAGCACACCAGATGGATGATCACGTCTTCCTTGAACTGCTGGCGGAACGCGATCGCGAGCTTGGCCGCGTGCACGCAGGCCTCGGGGTCGTCGGCGTTCACGTGGAAGATCGGCGCCTGGATGTTCTTGGCCGTGTCACTCGGGTACTGCGTGAAGCGGCAGTCCGAGGGCTCGGTGGTGAAGCCGATCTGGTTGTCGATGATCACGTGCACCGTGCCGCCGGTGCGGTAGGTGGCGAGCTCCGACAGCGCGAGTGTCTCGTACACGATGCCCTGGCCGGTGAAGGCGGCGTCGCCGTGGATCTGCACCGGCACCACCTGGGTGCCGTCGGTGTCGCCGCGCCGCTGCTGCTTGGCCGCGACCACGCCCTCGGCCACCGGGTTGATCCACTCCAGGTGACTCGGGTTGGGGCAGAGCGACTGGTGCAGCGACTTGCCGGCGCGCGTGCGCCGGTCGGCGGAGTAACCGCGGTGGTACTTCACGTCGCCCGCGCCCTGCGCGTTGGCGGGCATGAGCGTGGCCTGGAACTCGGCCATGATCGCGCGGTACGGCATGTCCATCGAGTGCGCCATCACGTTCAGGCGCCCGCGGTGGGCCATGGCGATCACGATCTCTTCCGCGCCGAGCTCGGACGCGCCCTCGAGCAGCGTGTCCATGATCGGAATCAGCGACTCACCGCCCTCGAGCGAGAAGCGGTACACGCCCAGGAAGCGCTTGTGCAGGAACTGCTCGAAGCGCTCCGCCGCGATCACCTGGGTGAGCGTGCGCAGGCGCTCCTCGTTCGTGAGCTGCGCGCGGTTCTCGCGCGGCTCCATGCGCTGGAGCAGCCACTCGCGCCGGGCCTTGTCGCGGATCTCCATGAACTCCGCGCCAAAGGTGCCGCCGTAGCAGCGCCGCAGACTCTCGAGCAGCTCGGGCAGCGTTCCCTCGGCCTTGCCGAGATAGGTCCCGAACTTCACCCGGCGGGTGGGGTCGAAGTTGGCGAGGCCGTAGTTGGCGGGGTCGAGCAGCGGGTGCTCGGTCTTGTTGTCGCCCAGCGGGTCGAGCTTGGCCACGAGGTGGCCGTAGCTGCGCCAGGCGTCGACCAGGCCCACGATCGAGTCTTCGGTGAGCTCCTCGATCGCGCTCTGCACCGAGCTCGCGGGCGCGGCGGGTGCCGCAGAAGAGACCGCGGGCGCGGGCGCCGGGGCACGGCCGTTGGCGCGGGGGGCGGGAACATCCGCGTCTGTCGCGCGACCCGTCAGACGGTCGAACAGCTGGCGCCAGCTCTCGGGCACCTCGGCCCGGCCCAGGACGTAATCTTCGTACAGCGCCTCGACCCAGGCGCCGTTCTCGCCAGAGAACAGCCCGGCCAGCTCCTCGGACACGATCCCTCCGTCGACGCAAATCCCGCTGCAGAACGGAGCACCAGGGTAGCCCCTTTGCGCCCCTCCTTCGACGGTCTCTCTTCGTCGCCAGGACCGGACGTTTGAAGCGGGAAAGTGCTCGGCTACGATGCGGCGCCATGCGTTTCCAGGCCCTCCCGGGCTTCCGGGACTTCTTTCCCGACGACCTCGTCCTGCGCCGCCACATCGAGTCGGCGTGGCACCAGGCGTCGCGGAACGCCGGTTTCGAGGAGATCGACGGCCCGGTGCTGGAGTCGCTCGACCTGTTCACCGCCAAGTCCGGCGCGGAGATCGCGGGCCAGCTGTACGCGTTCACCGACAAGGGCGGGCGCGAGGTGGCGCTGCGGCCGGAGATGACTCCCACGCTCGCGCGCATGGTCGCGGCGCGCGGCGCGGGTCTGCCCAAGCCCATCAAGTGGTACTCGGTGCCCGAGTTCTACCGCTACGAGAAGCCACAGCGCGGGAGACTGCGCGCGTTCTACCAGTGGAACGTCGACATCTTCGGCAGCGACGAGCCGGCGTCCGACGCCGAG is from Myxococcota bacterium and encodes:
- a CDS encoding ATP phosphoribosyltransferase regulatory subunit, which codes for MRFQALPGFRDFFPDDLVLRRHIESAWHQASRNAGFEEIDGPVLESLDLFTAKSGAEIAGQLYAFTDKGGREVALRPEMTPTLARMVAARGAGLPKPIKWYSVPEFYRYEKPQRGRLRAFYQWNVDIFGSDEPASDAE
- a CDS encoding 2-oxoglutarate dehydrogenase E1 component, which gives rise to MSEELAGLFSGENGAWVEALYEDYVLGRAEVPESWRQLFDRLTGRATDADVPAPRANGRAPAPAPAVSSAAPAAPASSVQSAIEELTEDSIVGLVDAWRSYGHLVAKLDPLGDNKTEHPLLDPANYGLANFDPTRRVKFGTYLGKAEGTLPELLESLRRCYGGTFGAEFMEIRDKARREWLLQRMEPRENRAQLTNEERLRTLTQVIAAERFEQFLHKRFLGVYRFSLEGGESLIPIMDTLLEGASELGAEEIVIAMAHRGRLNVMAHSMDMPYRAIMAEFQATLMPANAQGAGDVKYHRGYSADRRTRAGKSLHQSLCPNPSHLEWINPVAEGVVAAKQQRRGDTDGTQVVPVQIHGDAAFTGQGIVYETLALSELATYRTGGTVHVIIDNQIGFTTEPSDCRFTQYPSDTAKNIQAPIFHVNADDPEACVHAAKLAIAFRQQFKEDVIIHLVCYRRHGHNEGDDPTYTQPLMYKAIAAHERVGQIYTDRLLADQVLDAAALAKIEEQQKRRLEQALEESTTHTRLAGAEGYHGLWEGLANPEQHDGKTAVTLEALLTTGRALVEFPPGFSVHPKLKRQLEQRWKSVSDNEPFDWGTAEALAIGTLLGEGVPVRMTGQDCERGTFGHRHAVLHDVENGARYVSLDKLGSGGARFTIANSLLSEAAVLGFEYGYSTVDPNRLAMWEAQFGDFANSAQVIIDQFIASGEKKWSRSSGLVLLLPHGYEGKGPEHSSARLERFLQLCAEDNLQVVNLSTPAQYFHALRRQVRRNFRKPLIVMSPKSLLRHPKCVSTRDELTGGEFREVIDDAAFGAGGRSPAATRRVLVCSGKVYYTLLEAREEHGFEDVPIVRLEELHPFPFESLMAVLGRYAASEVAWVQEEPWNMGGWQFVAERLRRVLPPEKSLRYVGRRESASPATGSYRLHEEEQAEFVREAFAPKAMARRDG